The Acidimicrobiales bacterium sequence GCTGGGCGTGTAGGTCACCGTGGCCGTGCAGGTGCTGGGCGTGTTGGTGTCGCAGCTGGTGCCGCTCGGCACGGTCACGAGGCCGTTGGAGGCCGTGCCCGCGGTGAACGTCAGCGCGTCGCCGTCGGCGTCGTGGCCGGTCAGGGTGACGGGGATGGCGCCGCCGTCCTCGTTGCCACTGGCGCTGGTGGCGTCAGCGGTCGGGGTCGCGTTCGGGGGCATGACGTTGATCGTCACCGTGCCGGAGTCGGTAGCAGTCCCGTCGCTCACGTCGTAGGTGAAGGTGTCTGTGCCGGTGAAGAACGTGCCGGGGGCGTAGGTGAACGAACCGTCGGGGTTCAGCGTGACCGTGCCGTTGGCGGGGTCACTGGCGTTGCCGGCAGTGAGCGCCTGGCCGTCGGCGTCGGTGTCGTTGGCGAGGACGCCAGGCGCGGCCACTGTCAGGTTCGTGTTCTGAACGCCCGCGTAGGGGCCGTCGTCGACGGCCACCGGCGCGTCGGCGATCGGGTTGACCGTGATCGTCACGGTGGCGATGTTGCTGTCGAGGCCGCCGTCGTTGGCCTTGTAGGTGAACGTGTCGGCGCCGTTGAAGTTGGGATTGGGCGTGTAGCTGAAGGAGCCGTCGGCGTTGAGGGTGAGGGTGCCGTTGGCGGGCCCGTTGACCAGGACTGCGGTGAGGGCGTCGCCGTCGGCGTCGGTGTCGTTGGCCAGCACGCCGGGAGCGACGACGTTGCGCGTCACGTCCTCGTCTGTGGCATAGGAATCGTTCGTCGCCACCGGGGCGTCGGCCACCGGCGCCACCGTCACGGTGACCGTGCCCGAATCGGTGAGCGTGCCGTCCGACACCGTGTAGTCGAACGACGCGATGCCGGTGAAGTTGGCTACAGGCGTGAAGGTGAACGAGCCGTCGGGGTTGCCGGTAACGGCGCCGTTGACCGCGTTGCCGAAGGTCGTGGCGGTGAGCGGGCTGCCGTCAGCGTCGGTGTCGTTGCCGAGCACGCCCGGTGCGGTCACGACGAGCGGGGTGTCCTCGTTGGTGTTGTAGGCGTCGTCGGCAGCCACCGGGGCGTCGTTGACGCTGTCGACGGTCAGGGCGACGGCGCCGGTGTCGGAGCCGCCGTTGCCGTCGGCCACCGTGTAGGTAAACGCGTCCGGCCCGTTGTAGCCGGCGGTCGGGGTGTAGGTGAACGACCCGTCGGCGTTGAGTGCAAGGGTGCCGTGGTCGACGTCGTCGAGCACGGTTGCCGTCAAGGTGTCGCGGTCGGCGTCGCTGTCACCGAGCAGCACGCCCGGAGCAGCGACGACAAGCGGGGTGTCCTCGGCGACGTTGTAGGTGTCGTCGTCGGCCACGGGAGCGTCGTTGACCGGGTTCACCGTGAGGTTCACGGTGGCCACGTTGCTGTCGCTGGTGCCGTCGTTGGCCTTGTAGGTGAACGAGTCCCCGCCGGCGTAGTCGGCGTTCGGCGTGTAGGTGAAGCTGCCGTCGGCGTTCAGTGCCAGCGTGCCGTTGGCCGGGCCGGTGCCCAGCACCGCGGTGAGCGGACTGCCCTCGACATCGCTGTCGTTGGCCAGCACGCCGGGGGCGACGACGGCGAGCGGCGTGTCCTCGGCCGTGTTGTAGGCGTCGTTGACGGCCACGGGGGCGTCGTTGACGGCGTTGACCGTGAGGGTGACAGCGCCGACGTCGGTGCCGCCGTTGCCGTCGGCCACGGTGTAGGTGAAGGCGTCGGGGCCGTTGTAGTTGGCGGTCGGCGTGTAGGTGAACGAGCCGTCGGCGTTCAGCACCAGGGTGCCGTGGTCGACGTCGTCGAGGACGGTGCTCGACAGGGAGTCGCCGTCGACGTCGCTGTCGCCGTCGAGCACGCCGGGAGCGTTGCCGGTGAGCGGAGTGTCCTCGTTGGTCGAGTAGGAGTCGTCGTCGGCCACGGGAGCGTCGTTGACCGCGGTGACGGTCAACGTGACAGTGGCCGTGTTGCCCTCCGCGGTGCCGTCGTTGGCCTTGTAGGTGAAGGAGTCGGCGCCGTTGTAGTTGGCGTTCGGCGTATACGTGTAGGAGCCGTTGGGGTTGAGGGTCAACGTGCCGTTGTCGACGTCGTCCACCAGCCCGGCCGTCATGGGGCTGCCCTCGACGTCGCTGTCGTTGGCCAGCACGCCGGGGGCGGGAACGTTGAGAACAGTGTCCTCATCGGTGCTGCCGACGTCGTTGACGGCGACGGGGGCGTCGTTGACCGCGGTGACCGTCAAGGCCACCGTCACGGTGTTGCTGTCGGCGGCGCCGTCGTTGGCCTTGTAGGTGAAGGAGTCGGCGCCGTTGTAGTTCGCGTTCGGGGTGTAGGTGTAGGAGCCGTTCGGGTTGAGCGTCAGCGAGCCGTTGCTCGGGCCGGCCACCAAGACGGCGGTCAGCGGGTCGAGGTCGATGTCGGCGTCGTTGGCGAGTACGCCGGGAGCGGCGACCACCAGCGCGGTGTCCTCGCTCGTGGCACCTGTGTCGCCCACGGCCACGGGGGCGTCGTTGACGCCGCCCACGTTGATCGTCGCCGTCGCCGTGTCGGAGGCGTCGTTGCTGTCGGTGGCGCGATAGGTGAACGAGTCGGTGCCGTTGGCGTTGGCGTTCGGGGTGTAGGTGAACGAGCCGTCGCCGTTGAGGGTAAGGGTGCCCTTGGTCGGGCCTGTCACCAACGAAGCCGTCAGCGGGTCGCCGTCGTCGTCGGTGTCGTTGGCCAGCACGCCTTCTGCGGCCGACTTGGTCAGGACGGTGTCCTCGGTGGCGCTGTAGGTGTCGGCGTTCGCCACGGGAGCTTCGTTGGCCAGGCCGAGGATGGCGATGAGCGGGCGGGGCACCTTGGTGCCGCCGAGCGACCCGGCGAAGGGAGCGTCGCCGAAGGCGAACACGCCGCCGTCGGCGCCGAGCAGGTTGTAGCCGTCGCCGGTGGAGCTGGGGGCGGCGTCGGTGATGGGGGCGTTCAACTTCATGCCGCCCAGCGAGCCGTAGAAGGTGAAGCCGTTGAAGGTGAAGATGCCGCCGTCGTCGGCGATCAAGGCGTAGCCGGGGCCTTCGTCGGCCATCATGATCTCGACGACCGGGCCGTTGAGCTTTGTGCCCGCCATGGACCCGCCGAAGCTGGTGTTGCCGAAGGTGAAGACACCGCCGTCGCCTGCGGTGAGGATGTAGCCGTCGTTGGCCTTGTTGAGGGCGCCGTCGACGATCGGCTTGTTGAGCTTCATGCTCCCCAGCGAGCCGCGGTAGGGGGCGTCGCCGAAGGTGAAGACGCCGCCGTCGGCGGCGAAGAGGATGTAGCCCCCGCCCGTGCGGGTGACGTCGACGCCCACGATGGGGGCGTTCAGCTTTGTGCCCGCCAGCGAACCGAAGAACGGCGCATCGCCGAAGGTGAACACGCCGCCGTCGGACGCAGCCATGACGTGGCCCAGCCCGGTGGGCGTCGATTCGGCATCGACGATCGGTGCCCGCAGCTTGGCGCCCGACAGGCTCCCCGCTGCTGCGGCATCACCGAAGCCGGTGGTGACGCCCGCGTTGTCGACCAGCACGTAACCGCGCTGGGCCGCCGAGGCCTGGACCGTCCCTTCGGCTGCGGTTGCCGGTGAGCCGAGGCCCGCCAGCGCTACCAGCATCCCGAACGCCAACACGAGCACCGCTCGTACGCGCGTCGACACAGGAATCCCCCCACTGCAAACGTTGTCCGCCACGATCTGCCTTCCGTTGTCCCCCGGTAAACATCGGACGGTACACGCAGAACTGAAGGACGAGAAGGACTAAACGGACAGGACTACGCCTGTCGTAGTCATCTACGCACTGCGATGACCGGCCTCACACGTTGCGGCGGTAGCGGCCTCCGACCTCGAAGAGGGCGCCCGTGATCTCACCCAGCGAGCACACCCGTACGACGTCCATCAGCACCTCGAAGAGGTTCTCCCCGGCCAACGCGGCCTGCTGCAACCGCTCCAGGGCGGCGGGCCGTTCGGCGGTGTGCCGGGCCTGGAACTCCCGCAGCCGGCCCAGTTGGCCCTGCTTCTCCTCCTCGGTGGAGCGGGCCAGTTCGACGACCTCAGGCGTGGTGTCGCCCTTGGGGTTGAGGAAGGTGTTGACCCCGACGAGAGGCAGCGAGCCGTCGTGCT is a genomic window containing:
- a CDS encoding Ig-like domain-containing protein, translating into MSTRVRAVLVLAFGMLVALAGLGSPATAAEGTVQASAAQRGYVLVDNAGVTTGFGDAAAAGSLSGAKLRAPIVDAESTPTGLGHVMAASDGGVFTFGDAPFFGSLAGTKLNAPIVGVDVTRTGGGYILFAADGGVFTFGDAPYRGSLGSMKLNKPIVDGALNKANDGYILTAGDGGVFTFGNTSFGGSMAGTKLNGPVVEIMMADEGPGYALIADDGGIFTFNGFTFYGSLGGMKLNAPITDAAPSSTGDGYNLLGADGGVFAFGDAPFAGSLGGTKVPRPLIAILGLANEAPVANADTYSATEDTVLTKSAAEGVLANDTDDDGDPLTASLVTGPTKGTLTLNGDGSFTYTPNANANGTDSFTYRATDSNDASDTATATINVGGVNDAPVAVGDTGATSEDTALVVAAPGVLANDADIDLDPLTAVLVAGPSNGSLTLNPNGSYTYTPNANYNGADSFTYKANDGAADSNTVTVALTVTAVNDAPVAVNDVGSTDEDTVLNVPAPGVLANDSDVEGSPMTAGLVDDVDNGTLTLNPNGSYTYTPNANYNGADSFTYKANDGTAEGNTATVTLTVTAVNDAPVADDDSYSTNEDTPLTGNAPGVLDGDSDVDGDSLSSTVLDDVDHGTLVLNADGSFTYTPTANYNGPDAFTYTVADGNGGTDVGAVTLTVNAVNDAPVAVNDAYNTAEDTPLAVVAPGVLANDSDVEGSPLTAVLGTGPANGTLALNADGSFTYTPNADYAGGDSFTYKANDGTSDSNVATVNLTVNPVNDAPVADDDTYNVAEDTPLVVAAPGVLLGDSDADRDTLTATVLDDVDHGTLALNADGSFTYTPTAGYNGPDAFTYTVADGNGGSDTGAVALTVDSVNDAPVAADDAYNTNEDTPLVVTAPGVLGNDTDADGSPLTATTFGNAVNGAVTGNPDGSFTFTPVANFTGIASFDYTVSDGTLTDSGTVTVTVAPVADAPVATNDSYATDEDVTRNVVAPGVLANDTDADGDALTAVLVNGPANGTLTLNADGSFSYTPNPNFNGADTFTYKANDGGLDSNIATVTITVNPIADAPVAVDDGPYAGVQNTNLTVAAPGVLANDTDADGQALTAGNASDPANGTVTLNPDGSFTYAPGTFFTGTDTFTYDVSDGTATDSGTVTINVMPPNATPTADATSASGNEDGGAIPVTLTGHDADGDALTFTAGTASNGLVTVPSGTSCDTNTPSTCTATVTYTPSANFNGGDSFTYTVNDGTIDSAPATATITVNPVNDEPTFTKGDNQSVNEDAGAQTVNGWATAVSAGPANESVQAVTFTVTTDNDGMFSALPVVNSAGDLTYTAAANANGSATVSVTPVDDGGTANGGDDTGATQTFTITVTAVNDTPSFTKGSDQTVNEDAGAQSISNWASAISKGPGDESAQTLSFTTSNDNNALFSVQPGVTPTGTLTYTTAPNIYGSATVTISLSDNGGTANGGDDTSDAQTFTITVNPVNDAPVAAAKSFDVETNMKRSISGLLAGATDPNDVAGDAAWSPTYTLGSVTAGAGCVGCTISNVDNANGSFDFEPPAGGTGDYTVTYTVVDSGHPAPGVASAPQTITFTVSGPVIWYADAASGNDTTGTGTLTRPFATLTKVATVDAAGHRVFVHSGTYAAGISLPNNEWLVGAGAKATSFDDLMGITPPAGTVARPAVNGTNPTVQSTVTLGTDNVVRGLTLTGANALTGTSFGTLTTGVGSAADVVLNSAGQALSLSTGTITGDFVSTTSSGGTDNVYLSAVNTTTPTSLGTGALSGAAAEGFQVVSGTGTFTYAGTVANATGTTVSIANKTGGTVTFNGAVSDTTGAGVSLTTNTGATIAFNGGVNLTSATSPAFAATGGGTVTVVGATNTLSSTTGTALNVVNTTIGASDLTFQSISANGATNGIVLNSTGSSGNLTVTGTGSTLGSGGTIQNTSGDGISLTNTRDVSLANVNVTNANGHGIRGSAVTNLTLTRAQVAGAGDADNEHGVYLSNQAGTLAITGGTYSDATETLLLVENNNTNVTVNVTGGTTFSSVGGTFASQAIQFTPDGSSAITATVNGTTFTNIKGNSLLVGAANGLGSGTSTVAFTSNTVNSAAGFAGGLVASGQDNTTTVLTVNGNTFTGAGGNGVVSTDTNDNSLLRGTITNNTFTNPAGHAITGFVDETADTRLLIENNSISNAGGDGIQLTNFGDDSPAASVSTAHFIVRNNTISGHSGNGAVAFVGGIGIFNFDGDGDTTCAAVSGNSVSGTPGPAGTYFDIYLQDNGGVGSFKFQESPDTSGTGDVTQAYIHSLNPGTTFGNLFNTDAEFSNGTTCTTP